The following proteins are encoded in a genomic region of Leptospira ryugenii:
- a CDS encoding PDZ domain-containing protein: MMKSKLYFLLVCLFGAFSSLLAYNIESELTVDVSVSYQKVSHQNPWLVGEPFSRKSKAIHLGDGKFFTMSLSAQEPLYAEMDSTDYSVPKMQIVAYDQETGFLLLQAKGSQPYPITAKVQPRETRKVCKTGKTKYIQLPFSKTPIKAFQLEKKESEDIGFSFHNKAVCGIVFQEHLIPAEYIYEFLNAKGFQRPFPHPGWTFDVLLTNSEKKYYSKEISRGVLVTDTFPGIGPAYNLFVGDIIIAINGKSIQDMNDWDRYDRIMDLILRDGKGDLKPIGAVTKLKVFRNHQTREISYRLSGYKTDHFLIPDQAPGRNPLYLIVGGFFFTELTTSYLKEFGNEYRLKSEKKLVYLADFYQKKNHPVRERIVILSRVFPLEGNVGYQEFQDLILETVNGVRITSLDTLRKVLENEQRGYFAFEFSGGKIAIFTLRDIVDLKTELQTVYKIDRLQNLSE; the protein is encoded by the coding sequence ATGATGAAAAGTAAACTTTATTTCCTATTGGTATGTTTGTTTGGCGCATTCTCTTCTTTACTCGCTTATAACATTGAGAGTGAACTTACCGTTGATGTTTCTGTGAGTTACCAAAAAGTTAGCCACCAAAATCCTTGGCTCGTTGGAGAACCATTTTCAAGAAAGAGTAAGGCAATCCACCTCGGTGATGGCAAATTTTTTACCATGTCACTATCTGCTCAAGAACCACTTTATGCAGAAATGGATTCAACAGATTATTCTGTACCTAAAATGCAGATCGTTGCGTATGACCAAGAAACAGGATTTCTCTTATTGCAAGCTAAGGGATCCCAACCTTATCCTATAACAGCGAAAGTTCAACCAAGAGAAACGAGAAAAGTATGCAAAACGGGAAAAACAAAATACATCCAATTGCCATTTTCGAAGACACCCATCAAAGCATTCCAATTGGAAAAGAAAGAGAGTGAAGACATTGGTTTTTCCTTTCACAATAAGGCTGTTTGTGGCATCGTTTTCCAGGAGCATTTAATTCCTGCCGAATATATTTATGAATTTTTGAATGCAAAGGGATTCCAAAGACCTTTTCCACATCCTGGTTGGACATTTGACGTCTTATTAACCAATTCAGAAAAGAAATATTATTCCAAAGAAATTAGCAGGGGCGTCTTAGTGACGGATACATTTCCTGGAATCGGACCTGCATACAATTTGTTTGTGGGAGACATCATTATTGCGATCAATGGAAAGTCTATCCAAGACATGAATGATTGGGATCGTTATGACCGGATTATGGATTTAATCCTCAGAGATGGAAAAGGTGATTTGAAACCTATAGGGGCAGTGACCAAATTAAAGGTGTTCCGAAATCACCAAACAAGAGAAATCAGCTATCGGTTGTCAGGTTATAAGACAGATCATTTTTTAATTCCCGACCAAGCCCCTGGACGTAATCCACTTTATTTGATTGTTGGGGGCTTTTTCTTTACCGAATTGACAACTTCTTACTTAAAGGAATTTGGAAATGAGTATCGCCTCAAATCTGAAAAGAAGCTTGTATACCTCGCAGATTTTTATCAGAAAAAAAACCATCCTGTACGTGAGCGGATCGTCATTTTGAGCCGAGTATTCCCTTTGGAGGGAAATGTTGGCTATCAAGAATTCCAAGATTTAATTCTAGAAACAGTGAACGGTGTCCGCATAACATCCCTCGATACCTTAAGGAAGGTGTTAGAGAATGAACAAAGGGGATACTTCGCCTTTGAGTTTTCTGGAGGAAAGATCGCCATTTTTACCTTAAGGGATATTGTGGATTTAAAAACGGAATTGCAAACCGTCTATAAAATCGATCGATTGCAAAATTTATCGGAATAG
- a CDS encoding ATP-binding response regulator, giving the protein MKILFVDDEENIRELFQEYFKKDYEITLAENGQEALDISLSQTFDLIISDISLPKINGIQFIKKLRFEGKATPFIVITGDSDIQLAIDLFRLGAVDFFLKPFRMEALRLRIQKYESADTDTYCLFQNHEIVYDQLHLKMTFLARIKNINKYVGLILNQISPNPKIKEDDLLNIKIVLYELLSNAIEHGCAGISYKEKQSILQANQDYFGLVDNKCKENDSHIHVVLKYDADELILSIADEGDGFNPADIPSPIENPDANLVNGRGIFLVRMNVDNLYYNEKGNEVTFHKKIC; this is encoded by the coding sequence ATGAAAATTCTTTTTGTTGATGATGAGGAAAATATTCGGGAGCTCTTCCAAGAGTATTTTAAAAAGGATTATGAGATTACACTCGCAGAGAACGGGCAAGAGGCCTTAGATATATCGTTATCACAAACTTTTGATCTCATCATTTCTGACATAAGCTTACCAAAAATCAACGGGATACAATTCATCAAAAAACTTCGATTTGAAGGGAAAGCGACACCCTTTATTGTGATAACGGGTGATAGTGACATCCAATTGGCGATCGATTTATTCCGGCTAGGTGCCGTCGACTTTTTTCTCAAACCCTTTCGGATGGAGGCTCTACGCCTTCGGATCCAAAAATATGAATCTGCAGATACAGATACCTATTGTTTGTTCCAAAACCATGAAATTGTATATGACCAACTCCACTTAAAAATGACATTCCTAGCAAGAATCAAAAATATAAACAAATATGTTGGCTTGATTCTCAATCAAATTTCCCCGAATCCAAAAATTAAGGAAGATGACCTTCTCAATATTAAGATCGTCCTATACGAACTCTTGTCTAATGCCATTGAGCATGGATGTGCTGGCATCAGTTACAAGGAAAAACAAAGCATACTCCAGGCAAACCAGGACTATTTCGGATTAGTAGACAACAAGTGCAAAGAGAACGACAGTCATATCCATGTAGTATTGAAATATGATGCAGATGAATTGATCCTAAGCATTGCCGATGAAGGGGATGGATTCAATCCTGCTGATATTCCTAGTCCTATCGAAAATCCCGATGCAAATTTGGTCAACGGTCGCGGAATTTTCTTGGTGAGAATGAATGTAGATAACTTATATTACAATGAAAAAGGAAACGAGGTTACTTTTCATAAAAAAATCTGTTAG
- a CDS encoding oligosaccharide flippase family protein, which produces MKRLKDLAFLLKAELKREGVLKNSFFVSVSKAFSSIMNLAFMIYSVNLLSKTENGKFQYYLSLLPLVLAIAEFGLPNALIKYISPLAASKEDPGSYLRASLYIKFYSFLILIVTALFTFLFTEENYLMLTVLVCGGIIVSFLSYFEAIFVSYRKYIALSLWSPLPNLLRLLILFYFAQTTTSPLRYFDIFVIFAFSPIFLLFLFFFLFGGKEITWSAPKEKVTESQKKLLLFNLWAFVASIFAILSDRLEIFFLNQYHSAEVVADYGTALQLFSGFVIILSTFNSIIYPKMSRLADTPEFPIFVKKSVLLGAGIAILLLPGIILAEPILNLLFGAKYTNSISVFKILYPNFLLQLVFAPLGTALFSLGLPRMLAGLALLRLVFGTLFDFWIIPEYAANGAAISLFLGQIVSWLILTGYFLAYFRK; this is translated from the coding sequence ATGAAACGACTTAAAGATCTTGCTTTCTTATTAAAAGCGGAACTCAAGAGAGAAGGAGTCCTAAAAAACTCTTTCTTTGTGAGTGTTTCCAAAGCCTTTTCCTCCATCATGAATTTGGCTTTTATGATTTATTCTGTAAATCTTCTCAGCAAAACAGAAAATGGAAAATTTCAATATTACCTGAGTTTGTTGCCTCTTGTCTTAGCCATAGCTGAGTTTGGACTACCGAATGCCCTCATAAAGTACATTTCCCCACTGGCTGCCAGTAAGGAAGATCCGGGAAGTTACCTAAGAGCATCTCTCTATATAAAATTCTATTCCTTTCTCATCTTGATCGTGACAGCACTGTTTACATTTCTGTTTACAGAGGAGAATTATCTCATGCTCACCGTGCTTGTTTGTGGTGGGATTATTGTTTCGTTTTTGTCGTATTTTGAAGCTATTTTTGTATCTTATCGAAAGTACATAGCTCTCTCGCTATGGAGCCCATTGCCAAATTTATTGAGACTACTCATTTTATTTTATTTTGCTCAAACAACAACAAGCCCACTAAGGTACTTCGACATCTTTGTTATCTTTGCTTTTTCTCCCATTTTCCTTTTGTTTTTATTTTTCTTTTTATTTGGAGGAAAAGAAATCACTTGGTCCGCTCCAAAGGAAAAAGTGACCGAGAGCCAAAAAAAGCTACTTTTATTCAATTTGTGGGCATTTGTTGCTTCTATATTTGCGATTCTGTCAGATCGTTTAGAAATATTCTTTTTAAATCAATACCATTCTGCCGAGGTTGTTGCTGATTATGGCACAGCCTTACAGCTATTCAGTGGATTTGTGATCATACTTTCCACGTTTAATTCTATCATCTATCCAAAGATGTCGCGCTTAGCGGATACTCCTGAATTCCCTATCTTTGTAAAAAAATCAGTCTTGTTAGGTGCTGGGATTGCCATTTTGCTCTTGCCTGGGATCATACTCGCTGAGCCTATATTGAATCTTTTGTTTGGTGCAAAATATACAAATTCGATCTCTGTTTTTAAGATACTGTATCCAAACTTTTTATTGCAACTGGTGTTTGCGCCATTGGGAACTGCACTCTTCTCACTTGGATTGCCGAGAATGTTGGCAGGATTAGCACTATTAAGATTGGTATTTGGGACTCTATTTGATTTTTGGATCATTCCTGAATACGCTGCTAACGGTGCCGCGATCTCTCTATTTCTCGGACAGATTGTATCCTGGTTGATATTAACAGGTTATTTTTTGGCTTATTTTAGAAAGTAA
- a CDS encoding phosphatase PAP2 family protein, whose translation MESSFSQTLWFSSAFLDHLHAWDARLGGLFYTISVICHYLGGSGFFLGLISFLYAFYRPKLALEVSVSLLTAGIIVSLAKFYFESPRPFPYPEAFDEKSFGLPSGHTYTSVVVWGLLFFRIPSLWLRVPAALIILSTPFSRMYLKVHFLADVSLGFGMGLVHLIAVLFFLRYLDQKTLKTYFFHTKSYRTYTLLGIILTLSPIVFDSPFLSEEHHYSLASVLTASGALAGFWIGFLFYPRFSKAHFLDWGLPFVEGKFSIQGLLLRISTLLIIILCFYVLPGQFVKNSIWKEDLFLRYLRYLLIGFALVFLYPLSLQTIFNGKYLLKSENETT comes from the coding sequence ATGGAATCCTCTTTTTCCCAAACTCTATGGTTTTCAAGTGCCTTTCTGGACCACCTCCATGCTTGGGACGCAAGGCTCGGTGGCCTTTTTTATACGATTTCTGTCATTTGCCACTATTTAGGCGGAAGTGGATTTTTTCTAGGTCTCATCTCTTTTCTCTACGCTTTCTATCGACCCAAGCTTGCTCTTGAAGTTTCCGTTTCTCTTCTGACTGCTGGGATCATTGTCTCCTTGGCTAAATTTTATTTCGAAAGTCCAAGACCTTTCCCTTACCCAGAAGCCTTCGACGAAAAGTCATTTGGTCTTCCCTCTGGTCATACCTATACATCCGTTGTTGTCTGGGGCTTACTTTTCTTTCGTATCCCCTCACTCTGGCTTAGGGTACCTGCTGCACTGATCATACTCTCTACTCCCTTTTCCAGGATGTATTTGAAGGTACATTTTTTGGCAGATGTGAGCCTCGGTTTTGGTATGGGACTCGTCCACCTAATCGCTGTTCTATTCTTTTTGCGCTATCTTGATCAAAAAACATTGAAAACCTACTTTTTTCATACCAAGAGTTACAGGACCTATACTCTTTTGGGAATAATCCTTACTCTATCTCCGATCGTGTTTGATTCCCCATTTCTTTCGGAAGAGCACCATTATAGCTTAGCAAGTGTATTAACGGCTTCCGGAGCGCTGGCAGGTTTTTGGATTGGCTTCTTGTTTTATCCAAGATTTTCAAAGGCACATTTTTTGGATTGGGGGCTTCCTTTTGTTGAGGGAAAATTTTCAATACAAGGTCTTTTGCTTCGAATCTCCACACTTCTCATTATCATTCTATGCTTTTATGTTTTGCCCGGACAATTTGTTAAAAACTCAATTTGGAAAGAAGATCTTTTTTTACGCTACTTACGGTATCTTTTGATAGGATTTGCTTTGGTTTTTTTATATCCACTGAGTCTACAAACGATTTTCAATGGAAAGTACTTGTTAAAGTCAGAGAATGAAACGACTTAA
- a CDS encoding lysophospholipid acyltransferase family protein: MTEKETPSLESLFIIPREVPKTILRNLLELIYDVQVTGSQYIPKEGGALIISNHTDYLDIPVQGTYTDRKIVYLGKYELFHPQEDILRYLNHKNSPFRFPPLSLTKPLIEITLASLGEIYKANLLSWGGTPIIRNAANESDMDKKQAMEYYAKLEDYMVSLMLAGEVLSIYPEGTRSETGEMAPFKAMAAKLAIRAQVPIIPSGISGATNMSKPMAFLTGEAFKAKIRYNIGKPILPSEFPGGPEKKAAKELTEMCEQRVRQLMSAPESN; this comes from the coding sequence ATGACCGAAAAAGAGACCCCTAGCCTAGAAAGTTTGTTTATCATACCGCGTGAGGTGCCCAAAACCATCCTCCGCAATTTGCTCGAATTGATTTATGACGTGCAAGTAACGGGCTCTCAGTACATCCCGAAAGAGGGTGGAGCACTTATCATATCAAACCATACCGATTACTTGGATATACCGGTACAAGGTACGTATACAGATCGTAAGATCGTTTACTTAGGGAAGTACGAGCTTTTCCACCCACAAGAAGATATACTTAGGTATTTAAACCATAAAAACTCACCATTTCGCTTCCCACCACTCAGCCTGACCAAACCTCTCATTGAGATTACTCTTGCATCACTCGGTGAAATCTATAAGGCAAATCTCTTGAGTTGGGGGGGCACTCCTATCATACGGAATGCGGCCAATGAATCTGACATGGATAAGAAACAAGCCATGGAATACTATGCGAAACTGGAAGACTATATGGTCAGTTTGATGCTTGCCGGAGAAGTTCTCTCGATCTACCCGGAGGGCACGCGCTCAGAAACAGGGGAAATGGCGCCCTTCAAAGCGATGGCAGCAAAACTCGCCATCCGAGCCCAGGTGCCTATTATTCCCTCAGGAATATCAGGTGCGACCAATATGTCCAAACCGATGGCTTTTTTAACTGGTGAAGCCTTCAAAGCCAAGATACGCTATAACATTGGAAAGCCAATTCTACCTTCAGAATTTCCTGGAGGTCCTGAAAAAAAAGCGGCAAAGGAGCTGACTGAAATGTGCGAGCAAAGAGTTCGCCAACTTATGTCAGCACCCGAATCCAATTAA
- a CDS encoding methylmalonyl-CoA mutase family protein translates to MESIAYTPKHKIRFVTAASLFDGHDASINIMRRILQQSGVEVIHLGHNRSVQEVVECAIQEDVQGIAMTSYQGGHVEYFKYMIDLLKEYGAGHIQVFGGGGGTILPSEIDELHKYGVTHIYSPDEGRSLGLQGMINDVVKRSDFLTPLSFNGDLKSQVQSKNPLALAQAITQMEFVLLNESPNIQLKLEFPPASKTIPVLGITGTGGAGKSSLTDELVRRYLADFPEKTIAILSVDPSKRKTGGALLGDRIRMNSIFNKRVYMRSFATREANIALNRSVKGAIQILKSAGYDMIIVETAGIGQSDSEITEVSDLSLYVMTPEYGAATQLEKIDMIDYADIIAINKFDKPGALDSLRDVKKQFQRSRQLFEKTIDEMPVFGTIASQFQDAGTDELYIHLMDAIIQKTNLDWTSKFDQLRAKHQASIVLPPDRIRYLAEIKEEIERFDQFVKQEEEKARTAYQLKGAINTLAQKGKEIRALEEEFQLVWNNLNAETKSLIEDWKERVESFRKETYSYFVRGKEIKVANYTVSLSHLMIPKIATPKFQDWGEIVSWSYQENFPGFFPFTAGVYPYKRSGEDPTRMFAGEGGPERTNRRFHYLSSGMPAKRLSTAFDSVTLYGEDPDQRPDIYGKIGNSGVNVATLDDAKKLYSGFDLCDPSTSVSMTINGPAPMVLAFFLNAAIDQACEKYIHANGLVTETQNKINEIYNKLSQSRPNFLGGLPDGNQGLGLLLLGVTGDQVLPKETYEKIKAEALTQVRGTVQADILKEDQAQNTCIFSTEFALKMMGDIQGYFIERNVRNFYSVSISGYHIAEAGANPITQVAFTLANGFTYVEYYLSRGMKIDDFAPNLSFFFSNGIDPEYSVIGRVARRIWAKALKKKYGANERSQMLKYHIQTSGRSLHSQEIDFNDIRTTLQALYAIYDNCNSLHTNAYDEAITTPTEESVRRAVAIQLIINRELGLAKNENPLQGSFIIEELTNLVEEAILTEFHRISERGGVLGAMERMYQRNKIQEESLHYETLKHTGEYPIIGVNTFLSKNGSPTVIPGEVIRSTEEEKNQQIENLLQFKKRNGEKMNQSLIQLKQVCRNKENVFTELLETVKVASLGQISHALYEVGGQYRRNM, encoded by the coding sequence GTGGAATCCATCGCCTATACTCCCAAACATAAAATTCGATTTGTAACTGCGGCATCTCTATTTGATGGCCATGATGCTTCAATCAATATCATGCGCCGGATTCTACAACAGAGTGGTGTAGAAGTCATCCACCTTGGTCACAATCGAAGTGTCCAAGAAGTTGTGGAATGTGCCATACAGGAAGATGTCCAAGGCATTGCAATGACAAGCTACCAAGGTGGTCATGTTGAGTATTTTAAATACATGATCGATCTATTAAAGGAGTATGGTGCAGGACATATACAGGTGTTTGGTGGCGGAGGCGGGACTATTTTACCCTCGGAAATCGATGAACTGCATAAGTATGGTGTTACACATATTTATAGCCCAGACGAAGGCAGATCTCTTGGTTTACAAGGAATGATCAATGATGTAGTTAAACGTTCTGATTTTTTGACACCACTTTCTTTCAATGGCGATCTAAAGTCCCAGGTGCAAAGTAAAAATCCTTTGGCTTTGGCGCAGGCGATTACTCAGATGGAATTTGTCCTTCTGAATGAGTCTCCCAATATTCAATTAAAATTAGAATTCCCTCCTGCTTCAAAAACCATTCCTGTCCTCGGGATCACAGGCACTGGTGGTGCTGGAAAATCCTCCTTAACGGATGAATTGGTTCGGCGTTATCTCGCGGACTTTCCAGAAAAGACGATTGCCATTTTATCTGTAGATCCTTCCAAACGAAAAACAGGGGGAGCACTTCTGGGTGATAGGATTCGAATGAATTCTATCTTCAATAAGCGCGTGTATATGCGATCCTTTGCAACGAGAGAAGCAAATATTGCCTTGAACCGAAGTGTGAAAGGCGCCATCCAAATCCTGAAATCTGCCGGTTATGATATGATCATCGTTGAAACTGCAGGTATTGGACAAAGTGATTCAGAAATTACTGAGGTGAGTGATCTTTCCTTGTATGTGATGACACCAGAGTATGGAGCGGCTACTCAACTGGAAAAAATCGATATGATTGATTATGCAGATATCATCGCTATCAATAAATTCGACAAACCAGGTGCACTTGATTCACTCCGAGATGTTAAAAAACAGTTCCAGAGGTCTCGCCAGTTGTTTGAAAAGACAATAGATGAAATGCCTGTATTTGGAACCATTGCTTCTCAATTCCAGGATGCGGGTACTGACGAACTGTACATACATCTGATGGATGCCATCATCCAAAAAACCAATCTAGATTGGACTTCCAAATTCGATCAATTGAGAGCTAAACACCAAGCTTCAATTGTTTTACCTCCAGATCGAATCCGTTATTTAGCCGAGATCAAAGAAGAGATCGAACGATTTGACCAGTTCGTTAAGCAAGAAGAAGAAAAAGCAAGAACCGCTTATCAGCTGAAAGGTGCAATCAATACATTGGCACAAAAAGGCAAAGAAATCCGAGCCTTAGAGGAAGAGTTTCAGCTAGTTTGGAACAATCTCAATGCAGAGACAAAATCTTTAATAGAAGATTGGAAAGAAAGAGTCGAATCCTTTCGCAAAGAGACCTATTCATATTTTGTTCGAGGGAAGGAAATCAAAGTAGCGAATTATACTGTGTCTTTAAGTCATTTGATGATTCCAAAGATCGCTACTCCCAAGTTCCAAGATTGGGGAGAGATAGTTAGCTGGTCCTACCAAGAAAACTTTCCTGGTTTTTTTCCTTTTACGGCTGGTGTTTATCCATACAAACGCAGCGGTGAGGATCCTACCCGAATGTTTGCAGGAGAAGGCGGCCCAGAGAGAACAAACCGTAGATTTCATTACCTTAGCTCGGGAATGCCTGCAAAACGTTTATCAACCGCTTTTGATTCCGTGACTCTCTATGGAGAAGACCCTGACCAAAGACCCGACATCTATGGTAAGATAGGAAACTCTGGTGTAAATGTTGCTACCTTAGACGATGCTAAAAAATTGTATTCTGGTTTCGATTTATGTGATCCAAGCACGTCAGTATCTATGACTATCAATGGACCAGCACCTATGGTGCTTGCATTCTTTTTGAATGCGGCTATTGACCAAGCATGTGAAAAGTACATACATGCCAATGGATTGGTTACGGAAACACAAAACAAAATAAATGAAATCTATAACAAATTGTCCCAGTCAAGACCAAACTTCTTAGGGGGACTTCCAGACGGGAACCAGGGACTTGGATTACTTTTGCTTGGCGTAACCGGAGACCAGGTTCTTCCCAAAGAGACCTATGAAAAGATCAAAGCAGAGGCACTTACACAGGTTAGGGGAACTGTTCAAGCAGATATCCTAAAGGAAGACCAAGCTCAAAATACCTGCATTTTTTCAACAGAGTTTGCCTTGAAAATGATGGGGGACATCCAAGGGTATTTTATCGAACGAAATGTCCGAAATTTTTATTCTGTGTCGATAAGCGGTTACCATATCGCAGAAGCAGGGGCCAATCCAATCACTCAGGTCGCTTTTACTTTGGCAAATGGTTTTACATATGTAGAATATTATCTAAGCCGAGGTATGAAGATAGATGACTTTGCCCCAAACTTATCTTTCTTTTTCTCCAATGGTATCGACCCAGAATATTCCGTAATTGGAAGAGTTGCGAGGAGAATTTGGGCAAAAGCCCTAAAGAAAAAGTACGGAGCGAACGAGAGGTCTCAAATGTTGAAATACCACATTCAGACTTCGGGTAGATCATTACACTCACAAGAAATTGATTTTAATGATATTCGTACTACTTTGCAGGCATTGTATGCCATCTATGACAATTGTAACTCTTTACATACAAATGCATATGATGAAGCGATCACAACACCTACGGAAGAATCGGTTCGACGAGCTGTTGCGATCCAATTGATTATCAACAGAGAATTGGGGCTTGCGAAAAATGAAAATCCCCTGCAAGGGTCTTTCATCATCGAGGAACTCACAAACTTGGTAGAAGAGGCAATCTTAACTGAATTTCATAGAATCAGTGAGAGAGGAGGTGTACTCGGTGCCATGGAAAGGATGTACCAGAGAAATAAGATCCAGGAAGAATCTTTACATTATGAAACTTTGAAGCATACAGGTGAATACCCTATCATTGGTGTAAATACCTTCTTAAGTAAAAATGGATCGCCGACGGTGATACCAGGCGAAGTCATTCGATCCACAGAAGAAGAAAAGAACCAGCAGATCGAAAACTTATTGCAATTTAAGAAACGAAATGGGGAAAAAATGAACCAGAGCCTCATTCAACTGAAACAAGTTTGCCGAAATAAAGAGAATGTATTTACGGAACTATTAGAAACTGTCAAAGTGGCATCTCTTGGGCAAATTTCCCATGCATTGTATGAAGTGGGAGGTCAGTACCGAAGGAATATGTAA
- a CDS encoding adenylate/guanylate cyclase domain-containing protein, translating into MHPQLQREILKSEFKRAKILFWLFLFGAGILYFELFFLRLELHLESKQKFPLWFPPTYGLFNAVYAFSFASYLKYIIKKNGQVNPILIYISAFLETLIPTFSIYFMGSRMSEPVWSLFSPPEFLYFIFLILVTLRLDGKVAIFSGFLSAIQYFLLSYFFLKDGSTSSLPFIFSQIPFYVVKSNIIFTAGLLSAYVTSQIKNSIQSTLQKEDEKRQIKQLFGQHVSPEVVNRLLDQSEGWLGDIKHVCILFFDIRDFTKLSEKTEPTVLIQLLNRIFTVSIEAVNANGGIVNKFLGDGFMAVFGAPISTGDDRERVIQTSLDIRQKIQSLIESGAIPQIRIGMGIHSGEAITGNVGSEERKEYTVIGDVVNTASRIEQLTKEFSVDILISEETIDSKDKNRFRFVGKTKPRGKENEVNLYTIN; encoded by the coding sequence ATGCATCCACAACTCCAAAGAGAGATTTTAAAATCGGAATTTAAAAGAGCCAAAATCTTGTTTTGGCTCTTTTTATTTGGAGCTGGGATACTTTATTTCGAACTCTTTTTTTTACGTCTAGAGCTACATCTGGAATCCAAACAAAAATTTCCACTTTGGTTTCCCCCCACGTATGGATTGTTTAACGCAGTATATGCTTTTAGTTTTGCTTCTTATCTTAAATACATCATAAAAAAAAATGGCCAAGTAAATCCTATTCTCATTTATATATCAGCATTTTTAGAAACACTAATACCTACATTTTCTATCTATTTCATGGGTTCAAGAATGAGCGAGCCAGTTTGGTCCCTCTTTTCGCCTCCGGAATTTCTCTATTTTATCTTCCTAATCTTAGTCACACTTCGATTGGATGGAAAGGTTGCCATCTTTTCTGGATTTCTTTCTGCAATTCAATATTTTTTGCTCTCCTATTTTTTCTTAAAGGATGGAAGTACGAGTAGTTTACCATTTATCTTTAGCCAGATTCCTTTCTATGTCGTGAAGTCAAATATCATATTCACTGCCGGACTTTTATCTGCCTACGTAACATCTCAAATCAAAAATTCTATCCAGTCCACCTTACAAAAAGAAGATGAAAAACGACAGATCAAACAACTATTTGGGCAGCATGTGTCTCCTGAAGTTGTGAATCGGCTATTAGACCAATCAGAAGGTTGGCTCGGGGACATCAAACATGTGTGCATCTTATTCTTCGATATTCGTGACTTTACAAAACTTTCTGAAAAGACCGAGCCTACTGTATTGATCCAACTTTTGAATCGTATCTTTACAGTTTCCATTGAGGCAGTCAATGCCAATGGAGGCATTGTTAATAAGTTTCTTGGAGATGGATTTATGGCTGTCTTCGGTGCACCGATCTCAACAGGCGACGATCGGGAGCGTGTGATCCAAACTTCTTTGGACATTCGACAAAAAATTCAAAGTCTAATTGAAAGCGGTGCGATTCCGCAAATTCGGATCGGGATGGGCATACACTCAGGTGAGGCTATCACAGGAAACGTTGGTTCCGAAGAAAGAAAGGAGTACACAGTGATCGGAGACGTAGTGAATACTGCTTCGAGAATTGAACAGCTCACCAAAGAATTTTCCGTTGATATTCTGATCTCGGAGGAAACCATCGATTCAAAAGATAAAAATAGATTTCGTTTTGTTGGGAAAACAAAACCACGTGGCAAAGAAAATGAAGTTAATCTCTATACGATCAACTAG
- a CDS encoding (2Fe-2S) ferredoxin domain-containing protein has translation MAKEQFYEKHIFVCDNTRPPGERVSCGNQGSAELLKLFKMKAAKAGIDYKFRIQRSGCLDRCELGPVQVAYPEGTWFKLRTEADVDLLIESYLKKDDASIYAHLILHNDEK, from the coding sequence ATGGCAAAGGAACAATTTTACGAAAAGCATATCTTTGTTTGTGACAACACTCGACCTCCTGGTGAAAGAGTGTCTTGTGGAAACCAAGGATCTGCAGAGCTTTTAAAGCTTTTTAAAATGAAGGCGGCAAAAGCAGGCATCGATTATAAGTTTAGAATCCAAAGATCAGGCTGCCTAGATCGATGTGAACTTGGTCCAGTTCAAGTTGCGTATCCTGAAGGTACTTGGTTTAAATTGCGAACTGAAGCAGACGTAGATTTGTTAATAGAATCCTATCTTAAAAAGGATGATGCTTCCATTTACGCTCATCTCATCCTTCACAATGATGAGAAGTGA